The proteins below come from a single Ailuropoda melanoleuca isolate Jingjing chromosome 1, ASM200744v2, whole genome shotgun sequence genomic window:
- the GPR22 gene encoding G-protein coupled receptor 22, translating to MCFSPILEINMQSESNITVRDDIDDINTNMYQPLSYPLSFQVSLTGFLMLEIVLGLGSNLTVLVLYCMKSNLINSVSNIITMNLHVLDVIICVGCIPLTIVILLLSLESNTALICCFHEACVSFASVSTAINVFAITLDRYDISVKPANRILTMGRAVMLMISIWIFSFFSFLIPFIEVNFFSLRSGNTWENKTLLCVSTNEYYTELGMYYHLLVQIPIFFFTVIVMLITYTKILQALNIRIGTRFSTGQKKKARKKKTISLTTQHETTDMSQSSGGRNVVFGVRTSVSVIIALRRAVKRHRERRERQKRVFRMSLLIISTFLLCWTPISVLNTTILCLGPSDLLVKLRLCFLVMAYGTTIFHPLLYAFTRQKFQKVLKSKMKKRVVSIVEADPLPNNAVIHNSWIDPKRNKKITFEDSEIREKCLVPQVVTD from the coding sequence atgtgtttttctcccattctggaaATCAACATGCAGTCTGAATCTAACATTACAGTGCGAGATGACATTGATGACATCAACACCAATATGTACCAACCACTATCATATCCATTAAGCTTTCAAGTGTCTCTCACCGGATTTCTTATGTTAGAAATTGTTTTGGGACTTGGCAGCAACCTCACTGTATTGGTACTTTACTGCATGAAATCCAACTTAATCAACTCTGTCAGTAACATTATTACAATGAATCTTCATGTACTTGATGTAATAATTTGTGTGGGATGTATTCCTCTAACTATAGTTATCCTTCTGCTTTCACTGGAGAGTAACACGGCTCTCATCTGCTGTTTCCATGAGGCCTGTGTATCTTTTGCAAGTGTCTCAACAGCAATCAACGTTTTTGCTATCACTTTGGACAGATATGACATCTCTGTAAAACCTGCAAACCGAATTCTGACAATGGGCAGAGCTGTAATGCTAATGAtatccatttggattttttcatttttctctttcctgattcCTTTTATTGAGGTAAATTTTTTCAGTCTTCGAAGTGGAAATACatgggaaaacaaaacacttttgtGTGTCAGTACAAATGAATACTACACTGAACTGGGAATGTATTATCACCTGCTAGTACAGATCCCAATATTCTTTTTCACTGTCATAGTAATGTTAATCACATACACCAAAATCCTTCAGGCTCTTAATATTCGAATTGGCACAAGATTTTCAACCGGgcagaagaagaaagcaagaaagaaaaagacaatttctcTAACCACGCAGCATGAGACTACAGACATGTCACAAAGCAGTGGTGGGAGAAATGTGGTCTTTGGTGTAAGAACTTCAGTCTCTGTAATAATTGCCCTTCGGCGAGCTGTGAAACGACACCGTGAACGACGAGAAAGGCAAAAAAGAGTCTTCAGGATGTCTTTATTGattatttctacatttcttcTCTGCTGGACACCAATTTCTGTTCTAAATACCACCATTTTATGTTTAGGCCCAAGTGACCTTTTAGTAAAATTAAGGTTGTGTTTTCTAGTCATGGCTTATGGAACAACTATATTTCACCCTTTATTATATGCATTTACTagacaaaaatttcaaaaggtcttgaaaagtaaaatgaaaaagcgAGTTGTTTCCATAGTGGAAGCTGATCCTCTGCCTAATAATGCTGTAATACACAATTCTTGGATAGatcctaaaagaaacaaaaaaattacctttgaagacagtgaaataagagaaaaatgtttagtACCTCAGGTTGTCACAGACTAG